One uncultured Jannaschia sp. DNA segment encodes these proteins:
- the ptsP gene encoding phosphoenolpyruvate--protein phosphotransferase, whose product MPKSKDTDSRKLLRRLKAVMAEEAQGQERLDRIVDLVADSMRTDVCSIYLNRDADTLELCATRGLNADAVHVTRMRLGEGLVGRVARRRVSINTANAPATRGFRYMPETGEEVFSAFLGVPVQRLGERLGVLVVQSREAREYSEDEVYALEVVAMVLAEMTELGAFVGEGEALRPRHAQQVLLRGVTGQEGSAEGVVHLHDPRVVITNPVSDDPEGELVRLREAVDALRLSVDKMLTQASGDREQTEVIEAFRMFAYSRSWLRRMEDDIDAGLTAEAAVEKEQTAARARMRDADPYLRDRLADLDDLSNRLLRMLTGQGRDSVALPDNAVLVARNIGPGELLEYGRKLRGVVLEEGSVGSHAAVVARAWAIPLVLQAEGITTEALSGDPILVDGDQGVVHLRPDDMVTAAFREKLAMQEQAQQRYASIRDTECVTADGHRIEMMMNAGLIADLPSLAGSGAEGVGLFRTELQFLTRNTVPKRGQLVEIYKRVLDAARGLPVTFRTLDIGSDKVLPYMKPTEEPNPALGWRAIRVGLDRPGVMRMQLQALLRAADGRPSRIMFPFIAQMEEFIEARDLLVRQVEREAALGHAVPSDLKIGAMLETPSLAFAPGRFFEAADFISIGGNDLKQFFFAADRENERVRKRYDTLNVSFLSLIAQIVARCEAAGTPVSFCGEDAGRPVEALCFAAMGLRCLSMRPASIGPVKHILLRSNLAEVRDVIEASREAGEQSARPAIMEYLRSR is encoded by the coding sequence ATGCCCAAGTCGAAGGACACAGATAGCCGCAAGCTCTTGCGGCGGCTCAAGGCCGTCATGGCCGAGGAGGCGCAGGGGCAGGAGCGGCTCGACCGGATCGTTGACCTCGTGGCCGATTCGATGCGGACCGATGTCTGCTCGATCTATCTCAACCGCGATGCCGATACGCTGGAGCTGTGTGCGACGCGCGGGCTCAACGCGGATGCGGTCCACGTCACGCGAATGCGGCTGGGCGAGGGCCTCGTCGGCCGCGTCGCGCGGCGGCGGGTCTCGATCAACACGGCCAACGCGCCCGCGACGCGCGGATTCCGCTACATGCCCGAGACCGGCGAGGAGGTGTTCTCCGCCTTTCTCGGTGTGCCCGTGCAGCGTCTGGGCGAGCGGCTCGGCGTGCTCGTGGTCCAGTCGCGCGAGGCCCGAGAATACTCCGAGGACGAGGTCTACGCGCTCGAGGTCGTGGCGATGGTCCTGGCCGAGATGACCGAGCTCGGCGCCTTCGTCGGCGAGGGCGAGGCATTGCGCCCACGCCATGCACAGCAGGTGCTCTTGCGGGGCGTCACCGGGCAGGAGGGCTCGGCCGAGGGCGTCGTTCACCTCCACGACCCCCGCGTCGTCATCACCAACCCCGTCAGCGACGACCCCGAGGGCGAGCTGGTGCGCCTGCGCGAAGCGGTCGATGCGTTGCGCCTTTCGGTCGACAAGATGCTGACCCAGGCCAGCGGCGACCGCGAACAGACCGAGGTGATCGAGGCCTTCCGCATGTTCGCCTATTCGCGGTCCTGGCTCAGGCGGATGGAGGACGATATCGACGCGGGCCTCACCGCCGAGGCCGCCGTCGAGAAGGAACAGACCGCCGCGCGCGCCCGGATGCGCGATGCAGATCCCTACCTGCGCGACCGGCTCGCCGATCTCGACGACCTGTCGAACCGCCTTCTCCGGATGCTGACCGGTCAGGGGCGCGACAGCGTGGCCCTGCCCGACAATGCCGTTCTGGTGGCCCGCAACATCGGGCCGGGCGAGCTTCTGGAATACGGGCGCAAGCTGCGCGGTGTCGTCCTGGAAGAAGGCTCGGTGGGCAGTCACGCGGCCGTCGTCGCGCGCGCCTGGGCAATCCCGCTGGTGCTGCAGGCCGAGGGGATCACCACCGAGGCCCTGTCGGGCGACCCGATCCTCGTGGATGGCGACCAGGGCGTGGTGCATCTGCGCCCCGACGACATGGTCACCGCCGCCTTCCGCGAGAAGCTCGCGATGCAGGAGCAGGCGCAGCAGCGCTACGCCTCGATCCGAGACACCGAATGCGTCACCGCGGACGGGCACCGGATCGAGATGATGATGAACGCGGGCCTGATCGCGGACCTGCCCTCGCTGGCGGGTTCGGGCGCCGAGGGCGTCGGGCTTTTCCGGACCGAGCTTCAATTCCTGACACGCAACACCGTTCCCAAGCGCGGCCAGCTCGTCGAGATCTACAAGCGGGTGCTCGATGCCGCGCGCGGGCTGCCCGTGACCTTCCGGACGCTCGATATCGGCTCCGACAAGGTGCTGCCCTACATGAAGCCCACCGAGGAGCCGAACCCCGCCCTCGGGTGGCGCGCGATCCGTGTCGGGCTCGATCGGCCCGGCGTGATGCGGATGCAGCTTCAGGCCCTGCTCCGTGCGGCCGATGGTCGCCCGTCGCGCATCATGTTCCCCTTCATCGCACAGATGGAGGAGTTTATCGAGGCGCGGGACCTGCTCGTCCGACAGGTCGAGCGCGAGGCGGCGCTGGGCCACGCGGTCCCCTCGGATCTCAAGATCGGCGCGATGCTGGAAACCCCCAGCCTCGCCTTCGCGCCCGGCCGGTTCTTCGAGGCGGCGGATTTCATCTCGATCGGCGGCAACGACCTCAAGCAGTTCTTCTTCGCCGCCGACCGCGAGAACGAGCGCGTGCGCAAGCGCTACGACACGCTCAATGTCAGCTTCCTGTCGCTGATCGCGCAGATCGTGGCGCGCTGCGAGGCGGCGGGCACACCCGTCAGCTTCTGCGGCGAGGATGCCGGGCGCCCGGTCGAGGCCCTGTGCTTCGCCGCCATGGGACTACGCTGCCTGTCGATGCGCCCGGCTTCGATCGGGCCGGTGAAGCACATCCTGCTGCGCTCCAACCTCGCCGAGGTGCGCGACGTCATCGAAGCCTCCCGCGAGGCCGGCGAGCAATCCGCCCGGCCGGCGATCATGGAGTACCTCCGCTCGCGCTAG
- a CDS encoding aspartate kinase, producing MTRLVMKFGGTSVANLERIKRVAKRVGVEVARGHEVIVVVSAMSGKTNELVGWVNETSPFYDAREYDAVVSSGENVTAGLLALVLQENGIDARSWQGWQVPVLTSSVHSSARIEDIPPANLDAKFAQGMKVAVVAGFQGISPEGRITTLGRGGSDTTAVAFAAAFDAVRCDIYTDVDGVYTTDPRIVSKARKLDRIAFEEMLELASLGAKVLQTRSVELAMRYKVKLRVLSSFEEQSDDAGTLVCDEEDIMESNVIAGVAFVRDEAKMTLVSVADRPGVSAAIFGPLSEAGVNVDMIVQNIAEDGRTDMTFSLPVDQVARAEKAVAAAKDRGEIDYHDLIADEGVSKVSVVGIGMRSHAGVAARMFKALSDEGVNIKVITTSEIKISVLIDRKYMELAVQALHDAFELETA from the coding sequence ATGACCCGTCTCGTGATGAAATTCGGCGGCACCTCCGTCGCCAATCTCGAGCGTATCAAGCGCGTCGCCAAGCGCGTGGGCGTCGAGGTTGCGCGGGGCCACGAGGTGATCGTCGTCGTCTCGGCCATGTCGGGAAAGACCAACGAGCTGGTCGGCTGGGTGAACGAGACCTCGCCCTTCTACGATGCGCGTGAATATGACGCGGTGGTGTCCTCGGGCGAGAACGTGACCGCGGGCCTTCTGGCGCTGGTGTTGCAGGAGAACGGGATCGACGCGCGGTCGTGGCAAGGCTGGCAGGTGCCGGTCCTGACCTCCTCGGTGCATTCGAGCGCCCGGATCGAGGACATTCCGCCGGCCAATCTCGATGCGAAGTTCGCGCAAGGCATGAAGGTCGCGGTCGTCGCGGGCTTCCAGGGCATCTCGCCCGAGGGCCGCATCACAACGCTGGGCCGGGGCGGGTCGGACACGACGGCCGTCGCCTTCGCCGCCGCCTTCGACGCGGTGCGCTGCGACATCTACACCGACGTGGACGGGGTCTATACGACCGATCCGCGGATCGTGTCGAAGGCCCGCAAGCTCGACCGGATCGCCTTCGAGGAGATGCTGGAGCTGGCCTCGCTGGGGGCCAAGGTGCTGCAGACGCGCTCGGTCGAACTCGCGATGCGCTACAAGGTGAAGCTGCGCGTGCTGTCGAGCTTCGAGGAACAATCGGACGACGCGGGCACGCTGGTCTGCGACGAGGAGGACATCATGGAATCGAACGTGATCGCCGGGGTCGCCTTCGTGCGCGACGAGGCCAAGATGACGCTGGTCTCGGTCGCCGACCGGCCGGGTGTGTCGGCCGCCATCTTCGGCCCGCTGTCGGAAGCGGGGGTGAACGTGGACATGATCGTCCAGAACATCGCCGAGGACGGGCGCACCGACATGACCTTCTCGCTGCCCGTCGATCAGGTGGCGCGCGCCGAGAAGGCCGTCGCGGCAGCCAAGGATCGGGGCGAGATCGACTATCATGACCTGATCGCCGATGAAGGCGTCTCGAAGGTCTCGGTCGTGGGCATCGGGATGCGCAGCCATGCGGGCGTCGCGGCGCGCATGTTCAAGGCGCTCTCGGACGAAGGCGTGAACATCAAGGTGATCACCACGTCCGAGATCAAGATCTCGGTTCTGATCGACCGGAAATACATGGAACTGGCCGTGCAGGCGCTCCACGACGCGTTCGAGCTCGAGACGGCCTGA